From Oxyura jamaicensis isolate SHBP4307 breed ruddy duck chromosome 26, BPBGC_Ojam_1.0, whole genome shotgun sequence:
AGGTGCAGAAGGGCTGAAACCTGGCTTCAACTCTGTGCTGGGGACACCTGAATCAGGCAGGGGCAATCCTGCCTCCCCATCTGTCTGACCCTTTAGGAGCTTTTGAAGTCACTGATGTACTTCatccagggaaaaaaacaaacaaacaaacaaacaaacaaaaaaaaaacagcagatctGGGCTGCCAAATTCCTACAAAGGTCAGCAAGgagtagagaagaaaaagctgggCAAGCTGGAGAACCAGCACCAGGCGTTGTGGTTCCTGCTGCTCAGAACACCAAAGGACGGGTATAAAACGGAGATCTCCAGGTGAaagagaaggctgcaggaaTGTCTGCAGCGAGGAGCGGGCCAGCCCGGCTGGTCCCGGAGCGGGGCGGTGCGTGGGGCCGGCCGGCTGGGTGCCGCGGGCACACCGTGTCCTCAGCGGTGTCGGAGCGGGCTGCGGCGCCCTGCGGTGCAGCGTTCCGGGCCGTTAGGAAGACGGATGGCTGTTACTGGGATTTTTCATGCTTATCTTTTCCACTGCTGTGGTTATTCTGGTGGCACAGGAGGGCAGAGGCACGGATCCCTGGTTTGCCCCGTGGTGCCGGTGGCCTGCGGTGCTGGCGTGGTGAGTTGTGTCACCCATGGGGCCGGGTGTCACCgcagggagctggctgcagcagtgacaTCCCAGGGCTGGTTGTCACCATTCCCTGCCGGGCCAGGAATGCAGCGCTGGGGCCTGGCCACGCTTTCTGGTGGAGTTTCCTCGTACGCAGACTTGGCTGAGCCACCCGGCGGCAGCCGCTGGCTCCATGGTGCCAGGCGATGGAGACGTGGGTCTCGCTTGAAAGGCGGCTGCCAGCTTCCAGCCTGTCCCAGGGCTCCCCTTCCCGAAGGCTCAAAGGCTTTATCTGGGGAAGAATGAGGAACACAATGTCCTAGAGGGAGAGAGCAGGATTATTTAGAGCATTTACAGCACCAAAATAAAGAAGGGAATGCAGCGTGGTGCTGGGACACTCGGCGCTGCTTCCGTGGCTCAGCACCACGTAGGATGTTTCGTGCGGTTTATTTCGTGATGTGAACTGtgagctggggagaggcagaacAGCTTTCTGGTTATCTGGTTATCTACCGTGTCCCATGCACTCGTGGCCTTTACAACCGGCCTCAGCCCTGCATGAACATCTCCAAAGGCAAGGGAAGGAGTGGCCTCCTGATGAGACAATGTCCCCTCTATCGAATCAAGCCCTATCACATGAGCCCTATCACACACAGATGGTGCTGACACCTGTCTTCGAGGCTGGCCTTCTCATGGGACAacccagggctggagcagcagggcaggcacgGTGTGATCCACACGAGTGCATCCCCAGACTGAAGGTTGGCAGAAAAAGACTTGCTGGCTTGAGGAGCAGAGCACATCCTGCTGGTCGGGGTGAAACCAGTGGGCTCTGCTCTCCCTTGGGAGCTGAGCAGGGGCCTCCCGAGCAAGACTCACCCCATGGAAGGGTCTGGAGATGGCCAGCGGGCAGCACGGCGCTGCACAGAGGCTGGAAGCCACGGTCTCCTGACAGCCCCTGTCCAGCTCTGCCTCAAGTGACCTTGAGCAAGGGCTGTTATCTTATTTGTAAAATAGGCGCAAGATAGCCACTGCCTCCGAGGGAACGCAAACGCGCTCGGCAAGGTCTGCGGGGCGCGAACGTGAGCAGCGCTCAGCAGAAGCGCCGGGAGCGGGGAACAGCCCCGACCCACACCTTCCCTCAAAAATGCATTGCATTTCAGCCACCCCGcgggcagtggggctgggggggttcAGGTGCGGCAGGGTCGGCCCTCGTGGGTGCTTGTGCTGAGGAATTTGGGCTCGGGGCTGGCTCCAGGCTCTGCCTCCCCCGGCTCCCATCGCTGCGCCCCTCTCCCTGCTTGAGGCTCTTTGAATTAGGAGAGCCATCAGGCTTTTTGCACAAACGATTGGATTCCAGCGAAGGGAGgctttccaaactgaaaaagaggaattttcCCCCCTAAACATGGAGGGGCAGGGGGGTAGCAGCCCAGCTTCTCCCTCCGTCCCGCAGGCACACTGTGGTGCAAGGCAGTGCAAAGCCTCGGccacagctgggagcagcaggggggatttgggggcgtgcgggctgcagctggaaaaccaaggtggctgcagcagggcaggagccacCACGTTTGTACTGCCTGCTACGTGGCCTTGGGCCACTCATTAAGGCCAAAATGCTCAAATCTAAGTGATGGGAGATAAGCAGCGAAATAAAACCTCTTTGTTAAGGGCTCTGAGGTCAATATCTTCAAAAGTACTCAGGTGTTTAACATGAAGAGAGCCGTGATGGAGGTCCTGTCACCCCTGGTTAGGCAGACCAGGATCCCTTCAGCCCTCAGATTAAGGAGCTGGCAGCACACTTTGCCTTTTTCCAAGGCTGCAGACAGGATGTGGCCGTGCCGCAGCCCATGGCCTGGCTCCAGCGGCAGGAGGCCAGGAGCGAGCTGGGGCTGCCGGCCTGCCTCgaggagccagcaggcagcgTGTGCTTAAAGCAGaccaaaaccaaagcatttCAGGCCAGAGCGATGCTTTGCCTGCGTGAAATCCACCCTGACAGCCACGGCAGGGGCTTGGTGATGGACGCTTGCAGTCTGGTCTGGTTGCAGCCCTGGGGACGCCGGTGGCCACGTGCTGGCTGCGCTTGGCCACACCTGGCCCGAGGGTGCCCAGCCAGGACGGCGAGAGGAAGCATTTTGTACATCCCCTGTGGTCAGCGTGGGTGGGTTAAATCAAAAGGCGGCAGGTCAGCATCGGTCACATCTGCCCGTGCTCTGCGGAGCTGCTCGGTCATGCAGGACAGAGACTGGTGGCAAGCCAAAGACGAGGGAATTTGGAAGCAGCGAGCACCTCATGTGGCAGCAGAGACACCCCTGCGTGTatatggatggatggatggatggatgcgTATGTACATAGCTcatgcctggagctgctgctgctccaggcaaCCACAGCACTGAAGCTCCTTAGCAAAGACAGCGACCACCCCGTGCAAAGGGCCCCATTCACCCCGTGGGGGACACGTggagctggggacaggacgCTCCCCGGGGCACGGCAGCCAGCtcaccctgcagccctgcaaCCCCGCAACCCCACGCAGCCCCATGCTGACACACAGCGCATGTGGACACTcgctgcagctgggacagaggAGTGAAAGCCATTGTGGGGGTCCCCTGGGGTGGGTTTGTAAGGGAAGCATCGACGTTTGCTGTAAGTAGATGGGAGATGGAGCAGAGGACCAGAGTATGGCACCCGAGTGTGTTTCAAGCAGGGGCTAATCACAAATCCCTGGCCGTGGTGGGGAGGGCAGCACCGTGCAGGGAAACAAATGCCACTGTCCCGGCGTGCCcaaggggctgctgccagcggCATGAGAGGGCAGAGGTAAGGCTCTGCCTGGTGCCATCGCTTCAGTTTTCATATCTGAAGCTCTTGAAAGGTTGCCCGTAACTTTGAACcgtgtttgcttttaaaaccaaTTGAAACATCTTCAAGTGGCTGAAACTGCTGCGCTGCCGGTGCCTGCTCTCAACCCCAGCTCCGGGCTAACGGGGCTTCTCTTTTGGAACAggaaaagttgtatttttaatgaactttgcAAGGTTTCCAGCTACTTCCCTGAACCTTTACTCAAACTGTCACGTGTTCAGTAGGAGAACTGAGCTCCCTGCAGCGGCTGGGCCAGTGCctcggggccgtgccggggcaGCCGCTCGCTGCCGGCCGCGgcgcagggacagggacagggacagggacagggacaggctcCGGCTGGATCCCTGTGCCCgggaccagccccagcccagccagacCGGTAAGCGCGGGGTGGCGCGGAGCTCTCTGTGCCTTCAGAGCACATCggtgggagagctgctgggggcaAGCAGCAAAAACTGCAGCTGTGAGTCAGAGACTTAGGGTGGGTGTCAGGACACTGCACAGAGCCCAGCATCAGGACCAGAAAATTTCTGACCCAAGTCAACGTGGGGCTGCAGTGGATGGAGGGTGAGACTtcggtttggtttggtttctccACTGCCTCCATGGGCAAGGCATTTCGGTGGGGTGAGCTGCTACCACTGACCGTGCAGGAACTCACTGAGTCACAcaaggcaaatatttttccctttgattttcaccctgagaaaaaataaaaaaaataaaaaaaatctcgaGCTGACCTTGTCAATCCTACGCGTTACCAACCTCCCCCCTCCTTTATCACGTTTCGGCTAGAGGATAGTGTTACCAGCTTAGCACCTCTGGTGGCTCCTGCCAGCATCCTGCCTGGCGCGGTGCCACCCCCTGTAGTCTCTGGGTCTTCCTGGAGGGAGGGAGCCTTCCTGGGCACCCCGACCCTCCTGGGGCACCCTGACCATCCCGGGGCACCCCAACCATCCCAGGGCATCCCGACCATCCCAGGGCACCCTGACCATCCCAGGGCACCCTGACCTTCCTGGGGCACCCTGACCATCCCGGGGCACCCCGACCATCCCAGGGCACCCCAACCCATGCAGGTCAGTGCCGGCACAGGATCAGGGTGTCTGTGGGCAGCTCCGTTGCAGTGCTGCACATCTGCGAGGTGCCTGAGCCGCCCCCGGCGCTGGGAGGCAGCTGCTTGCCCCGACCACCCGGCAGACAGCTTGGGAATGACCCCGCGGCCAGGTCCGGGTGGCTCTGGCTGGCTCAGGGAGGATGGTGATGTGCGTCTCGGGGAATTGGTTCCTGCAGCTACGGACCACACACAAGTGCTTGGAGCCTGCTGTTCTCCATCCCCCTCAGTTTCAGCCCGTCATTCCTGAAATGGCCCCGCTCTCCCTGCTTCTCTGCCTCCAAAACCGCGCTGAATCATGTCCATCCATCTCAAGCTTCACCTGCAAGGTGCCCAGCGCCCGCAGCTGGGGCCTGAACAAGGGTCATGGGGTGAGCTGTACCCACGAAGGGAGGTCTGATCCTGCTCGACTGGGTGCTGTGACACACTCCTGGCCGTGTTATCCTGGACCCCAGGCCAAGCCTGGTTCCAACAATGCCCGTGGCAGCCTGGGGCACGCAGCGGTGCCTGCTCGCCCCTGGGCAAGTGGCTGCGTTTgacctgctcagcaccaggcaTCCAGGTCACCACTCACTGGGATAAAAATGATCGAGCTCCCATCCGCCTCCGACATCGTGAGCCACCGGAGAAAGGGTAAAATCAGGTATCACTGCTGATGTGGGTGGTGATTAACGCTGCCATACAAACAGCCTGGCTGGtgcacagcccagggctgggggctgcacccatgggtgctgctgggtgctggggggctctgaGCAAACTGCAGAGCCCGGCCGGGGGTTAGCAGcgcagcctgctgctgtgggacGGTGCCTTTGTCCGCCTGCCTTGGTCGTAAAGGGGAAAAGGAGTGCAGAGCTCAGGGAGGAAATAGTTAATGCCCCTCTCCTCTGAATATTAAGGGACAAATCCTCTCCCCGGCTTGGTGCCCGAATAAACAGGCTGAGAGCATTGCGTAAAGGGTGGGGGGGATGGGAACACCTCTAACGTGCCTTGCTGGAGACCAGCACGGAGCTGccccccctgtgcccccagccGCCCCGCGCCCAGCCCTCGCTCAGGTTTCACCTtgcccagctgcctcctgcgCGCAGCGGGTGCTGTCACCAGCTGGTGGCACGGCTGGTGCCGGGGGTCCCTGGGTGGGGGACAGCCCAGGGGGGCTGGTGCAAAGGGAGAggtgctgggcacagctctGGGGGAGCTCTGCGGGGTGCCCGGGTCAGGTCTGGAGGATGCTCGAGGCCCTGGCACCCTCCCCAGGAGGCACAAAGAAGGGTCCCTGCTGGGGAAGGTGGCACGGGGAAGGTGGCACGGGGCAGCTGCGACCACCTGGCCAGCTCCTGTCCCAGCCGTGCCTTGGTGCCGCTGCTcgaaggtgctggagcaggagctgggtgctgcacaaAGAGGGTGCTGGGTGCAGCTCCCTGCGGGCTCCCTCTGCTGACAGCCGCCCCAGCAcgggcagccccaggcacctTCCCACATTCTGCCTGAAatttgcactggaaaaaaaaaaatccagccccCCAAATTatcctcctcccagctcctggtgccacACTTTGCAGCCTCAGAGCTCTCCTGCAAGGATAAGACGACCCCTGGGGCAGCAtgagagcagggctgagcacccAGAGCCCATCCTCGCGCTGCCAAAGCACAGGATCAGTTTGCAGCACatacatagaaataaaaatgtatttttattttttatatatataaataaggaATTACAAAAAAGCCTTACAAAATGCTTTACAGAGGATCCTCACCAGTGAGGCGGGAGGAGGGAGGTATTTAAGAGGATATGTGCATGGGAgccagggaaactgaggcacggaaAGATAACGGCCACACTGGCTGACCCCGGGAGGGGACCTGGTGGTCTCAGACCCGTGCCGTGACCACAGGCCCCACTCCTCCCCCTATATACACTGTGAGCAGGATGCAGGGGGTGCACACAGGGAGGACTGCAGTCCCCCTGTGGCAGAGGAGATGCTCTCAATAATGTCCCAGGAGCAccgcccagctcccagcaccgtCACCACAAGGGGACCTCCTGCTCGGGTGCCAGGTGGCCGTGGGTGGCGGGGGACGGAGGTCTCCAGGGGCCACCTCGACTCAGCAGCCGCAGACCTGGGAGAACAGCTCCGGAGAcgtggccagcagcaggacctgggGTGCACTGGAGGTGGCCGTCCCGTGCCCTGTCCTGCAGAGCCCCGCAGCTGGTTGGTGCAGCCGGGGGGCACGGACCCCCCCAGGCAGGCTCCAGCCATGGGCACTGCTCCCCACAGCGTGTGGGGCGCTCGGCCACGCGTGCGGGCGCAGGAGAGCTCAGAGCACGGCTCCactgcagggctcagcagcaTCTCGCCTTGGGCTTGTCATCAGGAGTGAGTTTGATGGAGTCGGTTAAATAACTCTCAAAAATCcctttatactgaaaaaaaaaaaaaaaaacaaaggagagaagggaTGAGTGGAGCTAGCTTGGGGTCAGCCTGAGTGCACGTGGGGTAACGGGACCAAAGGAGGGGACAGCACAGGTTCGCTCCGCTTGGTGCTGAAGGCTCAGACCCAAGACAGGGCcatcctgcccagcccagcagcgaGGCCATCCCGCTCGCTTGGCTTGGGGACACGAAGGTCCCCGTGGGACGGCCGCTAGAGGACAGTGCTGGCGTGCTGTGAGGCACCGCACGCCCCGCTCTGTCCTGACAACCCGCAATCCTTGCtcctttcagagctgctttACCGCTATTTTAGAAAATCACCCCCCATGCATTTGTGTTCCTGGGGCTATCCTAAACCTTATGAATAGACGTTCTGTGTTGGAGGACGGGCTGTGAGGGGCGGTTGGAGCCGTCTGAGTGGCCGGGTCCTGCTGCCACCCACATCCCCGCGGGACGCGTGTCCCCACCAGAGCGGCTCGGAGCGGGGCGATGCTCACCGTGGTTAAGGCTTGCTTGGCGAGGGTCTCGAAAGCTTGCGCGACGTTGATGTTGTTCTTGGCACTGACTTCAAAATAAGGGATGTCTTTTTCCTTGCACCAGGCTGAGGCAAGCTCCTTGGATACCTAGGAAGGATGGAGTCACGTCAGAGCCATGACGCACATGAGCCATGGGGGCACTACGGTGTCCCCATCCTTGCGCTGTGCTCACCTCTCCACCTTACCTGCCGATCGCAGAGGTCTATTTTATTCCCCAGCACGACCATGGGGAAGTCGTGGTCCCTCGGGATCACCTTCTCCAGGAAGTCATCTCTCCAGTTGTCCAGGGACTCAAAGGACTCCCTGTCCGTCACGTCGAAGGCCAGGACGCAGCCATCAGAGCCTTTGTAGAAGGTCGACACCATGGACCGGAATCGCTCCTGTCCCCCCGTGTCCCAGATCTGGGGCAGAGAAGGGCATGGGTACACCAGCAGGCATCGGGGGACACCGGGAGGTGCTGGCACACAGGGCTATCAGGGGGGCAGGGCGCCTCACCTGCATTTTCAGGGGGGTGTTGTCCACCGCGATCACCTTGGTCAGGATGCTGGCGCCCAGCGTGGTGCGGTAGTCCTCGTAGAACGTCTTGTGCACGTACTGGTGCAGCAGGGAGGTTTTGCCCACGCTGGGGGGACGGAAGGGACACGGGTGAGGGTTTTGCACGGTGAAGTCAGGCTCAAGGAGTCAGTGGCTACCAGCATGGGGGCTGCGCACCCAGGGGATCCCGGGCTGGGGCATGCAGGGGgcttcctcctcccagcaccATCCACAAAGGGATGGGACCTCGGGCACTGCCAGCTGCAGGGTGGGTATGGGGGGGTCCAGGTAAGGTGagccccctctgctcccctccatCCCAGCCCAAGGCTTTCAGCAACCTGCAGCCCGAGGGCTGAGGGTTAGGGTCCTGCAGGTCCTGTCGGCCTCTGggcagcgtggggctgggcacgCGATGTTCAGGAGGATTTTGCATCGTTTTGAAGCATAGAGGGACTCAGCAACCTCAGGGCCAGCCCCTTACCCCAGAGCTCCTATGATAATTATCTTCAGATCCACCTTCTTGTTGGCATCCATGGACGGGCCCTGAGGGATGAGAGGGGTCACCGTGGAGAGGCAAcagggggctgcggggatgGGAGCCCGGAGAGCCCCAGCGAGGTCTGGGAGCAGCCGCTGGCCTCTGCAGACTCCCtgcaccccccagcacccccctgTGCGACCCAAACCATGTCAGGGTGCTGTGCTCTGGGTACTGTGCTCATGGTGCTGGGCACAGAACCCCCCCCGTGCCAGCCTGGCCCACGTCACCGCCCGGGGACCGGCTCCCCGGGAGCTGCAGCACGCCCGGACACGCTGCAGCAGGGCACGAGCTCATTTccatggaaagctgctgtgggAAACTTCCCcggctctgctgcctccctcagaAGTGCAGCCCCTCCCAGGAAACCTGACAAACGGAGGGGGGGGATGCGGTCCTGGGGAGAATTATGAAGGGAAACTCTGGCCATAAATCCTTGTGTGGGTGCCCCAAGCATTTTGGGAGCAC
This genomic window contains:
- the RAB7B gene encoding ras-related protein Rab-7b, with product MPQQGPSMDANKKVDLKIIIIGALGVGKTSLLHQYVHKTFYEDYRTTLGASILTKVIAVDNTPLKMQIWDTGGQERFRSMVSTFYKGSDGCVLAFDVTDRESFESLDNWRDDFLEKVIPRDHDFPMVVLGNKIDLCDRQVSKELASAWCKEKDIPYFEVSAKNNINVAQAFETLAKQALTTYKGIFESYLTDSIKLTPDDKPKARCC